A genomic window from Brevibacillus agri includes:
- a CDS encoding ABC transporter ATP-binding protein, whose translation MREQTNDNRTKLGDWRPFFQLIMQTKPSKLKIGVALFMSVATTLVSLVIPLFTKDLVDSFTLSSISRGQIVLLMVAFIAQAIASGLSIYLLNHVGQSIVAALRDRLWKKLLVLPVSYYDNHRTGETISRMTNDTGVVKGLISEHLASFFTGIIAIIGSVATLLYLDWQMTLTMLIAVPLSVAILVPLGRQMYKISKGLQDETASFTTIMNQVLSEVRLVKASNAEPHEYEAGKKGIANLFRFGLKEGQVQAMIAPLISFVLMVLLVVIMGYGGMRVASGALSAGELVAFILYLVQIIMPMGQFTQFFTQLQKAMGATERIIATLEEPEEDHQSGRTVENAALPIVVENVSFSYENGENILDNVSFTIPAGKVSAIVGPSGSGKTTLFSLVERFYKPDSGVIRLGSDPIDAFSLASWRSKIGYVSQESPLIAGTIRENICYGISREVTEAELKQAAAMAYADQFIDELPDGYETQVGERGVKLSGGQRQRIGIARALLRDPQILMLDEATSSLDSKSEIIVQKALQNLMKGRTTLVIAHRLSTVVDADQIIFLEKGKITGMGTHEQLFDSHDMYRELASQQLLMKERMLTT comes from the coding sequence ATGAGAGAACAAACCAACGACAATCGTACCAAACTGGGAGACTGGCGCCCGTTTTTTCAATTAATCATGCAGACGAAGCCGTCCAAGCTGAAAATCGGTGTCGCGCTGTTCATGAGTGTGGCGACGACACTGGTCAGCCTGGTCATTCCGCTGTTTACCAAAGACCTGGTGGACAGCTTTACGCTCTCGTCCATCAGCCGAGGCCAAATCGTGCTGTTAATGGTCGCCTTCATCGCGCAGGCCATCGCCAGCGGGCTGTCCATCTATTTGCTCAACCACGTCGGCCAGAGCATCGTCGCGGCTCTGCGCGACCGACTGTGGAAAAAGCTGCTCGTCCTGCCCGTCTCCTATTACGACAACCACCGGACAGGGGAGACGATCAGCCGGATGACGAATGACACAGGAGTCGTCAAAGGACTTATCAGCGAGCACCTCGCCAGCTTTTTCACCGGAATCATCGCGATTATCGGCTCCGTGGCCACGCTTTTGTACCTGGACTGGCAAATGACGCTGACCATGCTGATCGCCGTTCCGCTGTCTGTGGCGATTCTCGTGCCGCTGGGCAGACAGATGTACAAAATTTCCAAAGGGCTGCAGGACGAGACGGCGAGCTTCACGACGATCATGAATCAAGTGTTGTCAGAGGTGCGGCTTGTCAAGGCGTCGAATGCCGAGCCACATGAGTACGAGGCAGGGAAAAAGGGAATTGCCAACCTGTTTCGCTTCGGCCTGAAGGAAGGCCAGGTACAGGCGATGATCGCGCCGTTGATTTCGTTTGTGCTGATGGTTTTGCTCGTCGTCATTATGGGCTACGGCGGAATGCGCGTCGCTTCGGGAGCGCTCTCCGCCGGCGAACTGGTCGCGTTTATTTTGTACCTGGTGCAAATCATCATGCCGATGGGGCAGTTCACGCAATTTTTCACCCAGTTGCAAAAGGCAATGGGCGCGACGGAGCGAATCATTGCTACACTAGAGGAGCCGGAAGAGGATCACCAGAGCGGACGGACCGTGGAAAATGCCGCCTTGCCGATTGTAGTGGAGAACGTGAGCTTTTCCTATGAAAACGGGGAAAACATTCTCGATAACGTCAGCTTCACGATTCCGGCCGGGAAGGTGAGTGCGATTGTCGGGCCGAGCGGCAGCGGCAAGACGACCTTGTTTTCCTTGGTCGAGCGCTTTTACAAGCCGGATAGCGGCGTAATCAGGTTGGGCAGCGATCCGATCGACGCGTTTTCCCTGGCGTCCTGGCGCAGCAAAATCGGCTACGTCTCGCAAGAAAGCCCGCTGATCGCCGGCACGATCCGGGAAAACATCTGCTACGGCATTTCCCGCGAGGTGACGGAAGCAGAGCTGAAACAGGCCGCCGCCATGGCCTACGCGGATCAGTTCATCGACGAACTGCCGGACGGCTACGAGACGCAAGTAGGCGAGCGGGGCGTCAAACTCTCCGGCGGACAGCGCCAGCGCATCGGCATCGCCCGCGCCCTGCTGCGCGATCCGCAAATTTTGATGCTCGACGAGGCGACGTCCAGCCTCGACAGCAAATCGGAAATCATCGTGCAAAAAGCGCTGCAAAATCTGATGAAGGGACGCACCACGCTCGTGATCGCGCATCGGCTGTCGACGGTGGTGGACGCGGACCAGATCATCTTTTTGGAAAAAGGAAAAATTACGGGCATGGGGACGCACGAGCAACTGTTTGATTCGCATGACATGTACCGGGAGCTGGCCAGCCAGCAATTGCTGATGAAAGAAAGGATGCTGACGACATGA
- the moaC gene encoding cyclic pyranopterin monophosphate synthase MoaC, with amino-acid sequence MNDQLTHFNEQNRARMVDVSEKDITKREAVAESKIVMKPETLARIREGRVEKGDVLAVAQVAGVMAAKKTWEIIPMCHPLPLTGIDIRFAFENETTLALEACVRTTGKTGVEMEALTAVSVAALTVYDMCKAMDKGMVIGPTCLVSKTGGKSGDFRRGEN; translated from the coding sequence ATGAACGATCAACTGACGCATTTTAATGAACAAAACCGTGCGCGGATGGTAGATGTCTCGGAAAAAGACATCACAAAACGGGAGGCTGTGGCAGAGAGCAAAATCGTCATGAAGCCGGAAACGCTCGCCCGCATTCGCGAAGGACGGGTAGAGAAAGGGGATGTGCTGGCAGTCGCACAGGTAGCGGGCGTCATGGCAGCGAAAAAGACGTGGGAAATCATCCCGATGTGCCATCCGCTTCCTTTGACCGGGATCGACATTCGCTTCGCTTTTGAAAACGAGACGACGCTTGCCCTGGAAGCATGTGTGCGGACGACGGGAAAAACGGGCGTGGAAATGGAAGCTTTGACGGCTGTCAGTGTCGCAGCTCTTACGGTGTACGATATGTGCAAGGCGATGGACAAAGGCATGGTAATCGGTCCGACTTGCTTGGTGAGCAAAACAGGCGGGAAAAGCGGCGATTTTCGTCGGGGAGAGAACTAA
- a CDS encoding SPL family radical SAM protein, which yields MNSTFFYKQPKTLLNKGTGFLTDYTHSLNPYTGCSFACSYCYVRQMPVSLFRGHEWGTWVDIKTGAAALLAKELQRAKAKGPVSIFMSSSTDPYQPVEYREQVTRSLLEVMVEHPPDFLLVQTRSPLVTRDLDLLLRLGERVRVSMTVETDLEEIRKHFSPQAPPIAARLRALRELAAAGVPTQATIAPVLPSSEAFPDLLRPLVGRVCIDDFYMGDGSGGKRTKKNGVPSLFAELGLEAWAEPDAYRLVYDRLRRVFAEDELYVSQKGFAL from the coding sequence GTGAACAGCACTTTCTTTTACAAGCAACCAAAAACGCTGCTCAATAAAGGAACCGGATTTTTGACCGATTACACGCACTCGCTCAATCCGTACACGGGCTGCTCCTTCGCCTGCTCTTACTGCTATGTGCGGCAGATGCCCGTCTCGCTGTTTCGCGGGCACGAATGGGGGACGTGGGTCGATATCAAGACGGGAGCCGCCGCGCTGCTCGCCAAAGAGCTACAGCGGGCAAAAGCGAAGGGGCCCGTCTCCATTTTCATGTCGTCGAGCACTGACCCTTACCAGCCCGTTGAATATCGGGAGCAGGTAACGCGTTCGCTACTCGAAGTGATGGTGGAGCATCCGCCCGACTTTTTGCTCGTCCAGACCCGCAGCCCGCTCGTCACGCGCGATCTGGACCTGCTGCTCCGCCTGGGCGAGCGAGTACGCGTCAGCATGACGGTGGAAACGGACCTGGAGGAAATCCGCAAACATTTCTCGCCGCAAGCGCCTCCGATTGCCGCACGGCTGCGGGCGCTTCGGGAATTGGCTGCGGCTGGCGTCCCGACACAGGCGACGATCGCACCCGTCTTGCCGAGCAGCGAAGCTTTTCCCGACCTGCTGCGGCCGCTGGTCGGACGGGTTTGCATTGACGATTTTTACATGGGCGACGGCAGCGGCGGCAAGCGTACGAAGAAAAACGGGGTTCCCTCGCTTTTTGCCGAGTTGGGGCTGGAAGCATGGGCGGAGCCGGACGCCTATCGACTCGTGTACGATCGGCTGCGGCGCGTGTTTGCGGAAGACGAGCTGTACGTAAGCCAAAAAGGCTTCGCTCTCTAA
- a CDS encoding molybdenum cofactor biosynthesis protein, producing MTITILLFAGLAERANVREIELTLPEQATVRDLLQAVGEQYPALAPLLGSCFVSMNHEYAAFDRVISPDDEIALLPPVSGGEEVPRFAITREPLSADQLVRLVSNPHAGAILTFVGTVREFTHGQRTVYLSYEAYEPMAVEKMKQVAAEIEERWPGAQVAMHHRIGDLAVEEIAVVVAVATPHRNESFEAGRYAIERLKQIVPIWKKEMWEDGSEWKGHQQGPWNPLAMSEGKEE from the coding sequence TTGACGATCACCATCTTGTTGTTTGCCGGACTGGCCGAGCGGGCCAACGTCCGCGAAATCGAACTGACTTTGCCAGAACAGGCAACCGTGCGCGACCTGCTGCAAGCAGTCGGAGAGCAGTATCCGGCGCTTGCGCCGTTGCTCGGTAGCTGTTTTGTTTCCATGAATCACGAGTACGCTGCTTTTGATCGCGTCATCAGCCCGGATGACGAAATCGCGCTCTTGCCGCCTGTCAGCGGCGGAGAGGAAGTGCCGCGCTTTGCCATTACCCGCGAGCCGCTGTCTGCCGACCAGCTCGTGCGGCTGGTGAGCAACCCGCACGCGGGCGCCATCTTGACGTTTGTCGGAACGGTACGCGAATTTACGCACGGTCAGCGCACGGTCTACCTGTCCTATGAAGCGTACGAGCCAATGGCTGTGGAAAAAATGAAGCAGGTCGCAGCCGAGATCGAGGAACGCTGGCCCGGAGCACAAGTCGCCATGCACCACCGCATCGGCGATTTGGCCGTGGAAGAAATCGCCGTCGTCGTCGCGGTGGCAACGCCGCACCGCAACGAGTCTTTTGAAGCCGGGCGCTACGCCATCGAAAGACTGAAGCAAATCGTCCCTATCTGGAAAAAAGAAATGTGGGAGGACGGCAGCGAATGGAAGGGCCATCAGCAAGGCCCGTGGAATCCGCTGGCGATGTCGGAAGGAAAGGAGGAGTAA
- a CDS encoding response regulator transcription factor: MTRIMVVDDDPHIRELVRIFLRNDGFEIVEAENGVEALEKMESPGADLVVLDIMMPQMDGWELCRQLREHYDIPLLMLTAKGETAQKIKGFELGTDDYLVKPFEPAELLVRVKALLKRYKIAASHKVQAGLLQLDRKTFEIVQDSRSWTIPLKEFELLFKLASYPGQTIPREQLIEQIWGYDFEGNERTVDVHINRLRERFPEGEYGFRIRTVRGLGYRLEADK, from the coding sequence ATGACCAGAATCATGGTAGTGGACGACGACCCGCACATTCGCGAACTGGTGCGCATCTTTTTGCGCAACGACGGGTTCGAGATCGTGGAGGCGGAAAACGGCGTCGAGGCGCTGGAAAAAATGGAGTCGCCCGGCGCGGACCTGGTCGTGCTCGACATCATGATGCCGCAGATGGACGGCTGGGAGCTGTGCCGGCAGTTGCGCGAGCACTACGACATTCCGCTGCTCATGCTGACGGCAAAAGGCGAGACGGCGCAAAAAATCAAAGGCTTCGAGCTGGGGACGGACGACTACCTCGTCAAGCCGTTTGAGCCGGCGGAGCTTTTGGTGCGGGTAAAAGCGTTGCTCAAACGATACAAGATCGCCGCGTCGCACAAGGTGCAGGCAGGGCTGTTGCAGCTCGACCGCAAAACGTTTGAAATCGTGCAGGACAGCCGCTCGTGGACGATTCCGTTAAAAGAATTCGAGCTGTTGTTCAAGCTCGCGAGCTATCCGGGGCAAACGATTCCGCGCGAGCAGTTGATCGAGCAAATCTGGGGCTACGACTTTGAAGGCAACGAGCGGACGGTAGACGTGCATATCAATCGGTTGCGGGAACGTTTTCCGGAAGGGGAGTACGGCTTTCGGATTCGCACCGTGCGCGGCCTTGGCTATCGGCTGGAGGCAGACAAATGA
- a CDS encoding 2OG-Fe(II) oxygenase, with the protein MAEPLTKRIALLPWEQLQHSLDEQGFAVLPPVLQPEECQELIATYREDRFFRATINMARYRFGSGEYRYYQAPLPPIVEQLREGFYPELAKTANRWNTLLGQQPAYPPSLSAFLARCHEHGQARPTPLLLKYEAGSYNCLHQDMYGDVFFPFQVVFVLSQQESDFCGGQFLLIEQRPRAQSRGHVITLEQGAGLIFPTAYRPVAGARGYYKTTLRHGVSTITQGTRYSLGIIFHDAK; encoded by the coding sequence ATGGCTGAGCCGCTGACAAAACGCATCGCCCTACTCCCCTGGGAGCAGTTGCAACACAGTCTGGACGAGCAAGGCTTTGCCGTCCTCCCTCCCGTCTTGCAACCGGAAGAATGCCAGGAGCTGATCGCCACCTATCGCGAAGACCGCTTTTTCCGAGCGACGATCAACATGGCGCGATACCGCTTCGGCAGCGGAGAGTACCGTTATTATCAAGCTCCCCTGCCGCCCATAGTGGAGCAGTTGCGCGAGGGCTTTTATCCCGAGCTGGCCAAAACGGCGAATCGCTGGAACACACTGCTCGGACAGCAGCCTGCCTACCCTCCGTCGCTGTCCGCCTTTCTCGCCCGTTGCCACGAGCACGGGCAGGCCCGCCCGACGCCTTTGCTCCTGAAATACGAGGCCGGCAGCTACAACTGTCTGCACCAGGACATGTACGGCGACGTGTTTTTTCCTTTTCAGGTCGTCTTCGTCCTGAGCCAACAGGAAAGCGACTTTTGCGGCGGACAATTTTTGCTGATCGAACAACGGCCGCGAGCGCAAAGCAGAGGACATGTGATAACCTTGGAACAGGGGGCAGGCTTGATTTTTCCGACTGCCTATCGCCCTGTAGCCGGAGCGCGCGGCTATTATAAAACGACGCTGCGCCACGGCGTCAGCACGATCACCCAGGGAACGCGGTACAGTCTGGGGATCATTTTTCACGATGCAAAATAA
- a CDS encoding methylated-DNA--[protein]-cysteine S-methyltransferase has translation MKEKQHVYWSKVILQEWSLHLAATAKGLCFVGSQNGPFAELSNWFARRRPGHVLVQDHEQLAPYVAEISEYLQGARQQFSLALDLEGTPFQLSVWDALCRIPYGQTTTYSEIAAHIKKPAAVRAVGAAIGANPLLLTVPCHRVVSKDGSLTGYRGGLDMKTALIALEKGSLARGMQHG, from the coding sequence ATGAAGGAAAAACAACATGTTTACTGGTCAAAAGTCATTTTGCAAGAGTGGAGCCTGCATCTCGCGGCCACAGCCAAAGGGCTATGCTTCGTCGGCTCCCAAAACGGCCCGTTCGCAGAGCTGAGCAATTGGTTCGCTCGTCGCAGACCCGGCCATGTTTTGGTCCAGGATCACGAGCAGCTCGCCCCCTATGTGGCGGAAATCAGCGAATATTTGCAAGGGGCGCGGCAGCAATTCTCGCTTGCGCTCGATCTGGAGGGCACGCCGTTTCAGCTATCTGTCTGGGACGCTTTGTGCCGCATTCCATACGGGCAGACGACGACTTACTCCGAGATTGCCGCTCACATCAAAAAGCCTGCCGCCGTCAGGGCCGTAGGAGCCGCGATCGGAGCCAATCCGCTGCTTTTGACCGTCCCTTGCCATCGGGTCGTCAGCAAAGACGGCAGCCTCACCGGCTATCGCGGCGGCCTGGACATGAAAACAGCGCTGATCGCGCTCGAAAAAGGAAGTCTTGCAAGGGGGATGCAGCATGGCTGA
- a CDS encoding MFS transporter, with protein MKQKWQSYPSSIRLLAIAAIIFSTGMACIWPLVTIYIHDYLGKPLTVAGFLLLLNQGAFLIGSIAGGMLFDRWGKMRTIVFASIGVILISVGLGVTHDFTLYTILLLLNGLFYGTLSPVMNALAVVLWPEGGRKGINMIYVALNAGVAAGSALGGLLASISFAWTFFGNAISQVIVLVMFVLILPRQLKAVAERGYRAEQANTAGTPAAAVQSAAKPKPVEALSPLQQLPTKKVAWGALLLLCSGLLISWIVYVQWTTVLSTYMQSLGISLRQYSLLWTINGGLILFGQPLIAWVIGRFARTLRAQMLLGSYVFVLSMLILSQTTSYAGFVAGMFIMTLGEMLVWPAVPAVAAEFTPQGREGFIQGLISGTGSAGRMLGPLLGAVIFQHFQAQGLLYIMAGLALMSVAFFALHSSFQGRTRKVPAATVEKM; from the coding sequence ATGAAACAGAAATGGCAATCCTATCCGAGCAGCATTCGTCTTCTGGCGATTGCTGCGATCATTTTTTCTACCGGAATGGCTTGTATTTGGCCGCTTGTCACCATCTATATCCACGATTATTTAGGGAAGCCGCTGACCGTAGCGGGCTTTTTGCTGTTATTGAACCAGGGGGCTTTTTTGATCGGCAGCATCGCAGGTGGCATGCTGTTCGACCGTTGGGGGAAAATGCGCACGATCGTTTTTGCCTCGATCGGCGTCATTCTGATTTCCGTCGGGCTTGGCGTCACGCATGACTTTACGCTGTACACGATCTTGTTGTTGCTGAACGGGCTGTTTTACGGCACGCTCTCTCCGGTGATGAATGCACTCGCTGTCGTGCTGTGGCCGGAAGGCGGGCGCAAAGGGATCAACATGATCTACGTCGCGCTCAACGCCGGGGTGGCGGCTGGCTCTGCCCTCGGCGGCTTGCTGGCGAGCATTTCGTTTGCCTGGACGTTTTTTGGCAACGCGATCTCGCAAGTCATCGTGCTCGTCATGTTCGTGCTCATTTTGCCTCGGCAGCTCAAGGCAGTTGCAGAGCGGGGCTATCGGGCGGAGCAAGCCAATACCGCAGGCACTCCCGCCGCTGCTGTCCAAAGCGCTGCCAAGCCGAAGCCAGTTGAGGCGCTTTCGCCGCTACAGCAACTGCCGACGAAAAAAGTGGCGTGGGGCGCCCTACTGCTCTTGTGCAGCGGGCTGTTAATCAGTTGGATTGTCTACGTCCAGTGGACGACGGTGTTGTCGACCTACATGCAATCGTTGGGCATTTCCTTGCGTCAGTACAGCTTGCTCTGGACGATCAACGGCGGCCTGATTTTGTTCGGCCAGCCGCTGATCGCCTGGGTCATTGGCCGCTTCGCCCGCACGCTGCGAGCGCAGATGCTGCTCGGCTCCTACGTGTTCGTGCTGTCGATGCTGATTTTGTCGCAGACGACCTCCTACGCCGGCTTTGTCGCCGGGATGTTCATCATGACGCTTGGAGAAATGCTCGTCTGGCCGGCCGTGCCTGCCGTGGCAGCAGAGTTTACGCCACAGGGGCGAGAAGGCTTCATCCAAGGGCTGATCTCCGGCACAGGCTCTGCGGGACGCATGCTCGGCCCATTGCTCGGAGCGGTCATTTTCCAGCATTTTCAGGCACAAGGACTTTTGTACATCATGGCGGGGCTGGCGCTAATGTCTGTCGCGTTTTTCGCCCTGCACAGCTCGTTTCAAGGTCGCACCCGAAAAGTGCCAGCCGCGACCGTAGAAAAGATGTAG
- a CDS encoding sensor histidine kinase → MSREPSEKPRHKSGRTMPLHKHIGLKLLATVGIFALLMLCGAVAYWSTGLFYRYTGLAPSDFVQAVVHAVVSFCFFILAGFTISHFIRPRHVELFQLLIDALRRIAKGDFNVNLDVKMERQWGQLVEGINHMAEQLQAMEQMRQEFISNVSHEIQSPLTSISGFARALQNESLSLAERRHYLEIIETESKRLSKISDNLLKLTSLEGKHHPVERKRYRLDQQLRSIILACEPLWLEKEIELEIELEKAEIVADEDMMSQVWNNLLSNSIKFTEPGGKISVKLQSLPGGAQVQISDTGIGIAKENLERIFERFFKEDKSRNRAKGGSGLGLSIVKKILDLHQATISVQSEQGRGTTFTVTWQGE, encoded by the coding sequence ATGAGCAGAGAGCCAAGTGAAAAGCCAAGGCACAAATCCGGGCGAACGATGCCTTTGCACAAACACATCGGGCTGAAGCTGCTTGCGACTGTTGGAATCTTTGCCTTGCTGATGCTCTGCGGGGCAGTAGCTTACTGGAGCACGGGCCTCTTTTACCGCTATACAGGGCTTGCCCCGAGCGACTTTGTGCAAGCGGTGGTCCACGCAGTCGTCAGCTTTTGCTTTTTTATCCTCGCAGGGTTCACGATTTCCCACTTCATCCGCCCCCGGCATGTCGAGCTGTTTCAACTGCTGATCGACGCCTTGAGACGAATTGCCAAAGGAGACTTCAACGTCAATCTCGACGTCAAAATGGAGCGCCAATGGGGGCAGTTGGTGGAGGGCATCAACCATATGGCCGAGCAATTGCAGGCGATGGAGCAGATGCGCCAGGAGTTCATTTCCAACGTTTCCCACGAAATCCAGTCGCCGCTGACCTCGATCAGCGGATTTGCCCGCGCGCTGCAAAACGAGAGCCTGAGCCTGGCGGAGCGTCGGCACTACCTGGAGATCATCGAAACGGAGAGCAAGCGTTTGTCCAAAATTAGCGACAACCTGCTCAAGCTCACGTCGCTGGAGGGCAAGCACCATCCGGTCGAGCGCAAGCGCTATCGGCTGGACCAGCAGTTGCGCAGCATCATTTTGGCCTGTGAGCCGCTCTGGCTGGAAAAGGAGATCGAGCTGGAGATTGAGCTGGAAAAGGCGGAAATCGTCGCGGACGAAGACATGATGAGCCAGGTGTGGAACAACCTGCTCAGCAACAGCATCAAGTTCACCGAGCCTGGCGGCAAAATCAGCGTCAAGCTGCAATCGCTTCCCGGAGGCGCACAGGTGCAAATTTCCGATACGGGCATCGGGATCGCCAAAGAAAATTTGGAACGGATTTTCGAACGCTTTTTCAAGGAAGACAAGTCGCGCAACCGCGCCAAGGGCGGCAGCGGTTTGGGGCTGTCGATCGTGAAAAAAATTCTCGATCTGCACCAGGCGACGATCTCCGTGCAAAGCGAGCAGGGGCGCGGGACGACGTTTACGGTGACGTGGCAGGGGGAGTAG
- a CDS encoding ThiF family adenylyltransferase: protein MDTRYSRQLLFHPIGRSGQEKLLQSRVAIVGMGALGTVLSNHMVRAGVGFVRLIDRDFVEPSNLQRQMLYDESDAAEHLPKAMAAHAKLTKINSEVTIEPIVADLSAYNAEELLRDVDLVLDATDNFQVRYLVNDVCVKHGIPWVYGGAVSATGTFTTIRPGITPCLRCLFPEAPNPGEMPTCDTAGVIGPIIHIVASYQATEAFKLLVGATDALNLNLEHFEIWQNRHTQIKVANARRSDCPTCGKHEYAFLQPETQDGQAVSLCGRDTVQISPGASASLDLDALAKRLAPLGKIEQNKFLLRFHVDSYTLVAFPDGRVLVQGTDEISVARSLHAKYIGA from the coding sequence TTGGATACACGTTATTCCCGCCAGCTCCTGTTTCACCCGATCGGGCGCAGCGGCCAGGAAAAACTGTTGCAAAGCCGCGTCGCCATCGTCGGGATGGGCGCGCTCGGAACGGTGCTGTCCAATCATATGGTCCGCGCCGGAGTCGGCTTTGTGCGCCTCATTGACCGCGATTTCGTCGAACCGAGCAACCTGCAGCGACAAATGCTCTACGACGAGTCAGACGCCGCCGAGCATTTGCCAAAAGCGATGGCGGCCCATGCCAAGCTGACGAAAATCAACTCGGAAGTCACGATTGAGCCGATCGTCGCCGACCTGTCTGCTTACAACGCCGAGGAGCTTTTGCGTGACGTCGATCTCGTGCTCGATGCGACAGACAATTTTCAAGTGCGCTATCTGGTCAACGACGTTTGCGTGAAGCACGGGATTCCTTGGGTGTACGGCGGTGCGGTGAGCGCGACGGGCACGTTTACGACCATCCGCCCCGGCATTACGCCGTGTTTACGCTGTCTGTTCCCGGAAGCTCCGAATCCGGGGGAAATGCCGACTTGCGATACCGCCGGGGTCATCGGTCCGATCATCCACATCGTCGCCTCCTACCAGGCGACCGAAGCGTTCAAGCTGCTGGTCGGAGCCACGGATGCGCTCAATTTGAACCTGGAGCATTTTGAAATCTGGCAAAATCGCCACACGCAAATCAAGGTGGCCAATGCTCGCCGCAGCGACTGCCCGACGTGCGGCAAGCACGAGTATGCATTTTTGCAGCCGGAGACGCAGGATGGACAAGCGGTTTCGCTCTGCGGACGGGATACGGTGCAAATCTCGCCCGGAGCTTCTGCCTCCCTCGACCTCGACGCCCTCGCCAAGCGGCTTGCTCCGCTCGGGAAAATTGAGCAAAACAAATTTTTGCTCCGCTTCCACGTCGACTCGTACACGCTCGTCGCCTTCCCGGACGGACGCGTGCTCGTCCAGGGAACGGATGAGATCAGCGTGGCCCGTTCGCTGCATGCGAAGTACATTGGGGCGTAA